Part of the Pirellulales bacterium genome is shown below.
GCATTGCGCTTTTGCGCGGCCTTCTGGTTGCTGATGTCGCGCAACACGGCGACGGCTCCTTGCGAGCCGGCATCGTCGCCTTCGTCGACGAGCAAATTGCTGGCTGCGACGCTGAACCAGCGTCGCGTCCCCTCCGCATCGGCTAGTTCGATCTCGTCGGTCCGCGTCGTGGCGGTCTTGCGCCGGCCCGTATCGCACAGCAGCTCGACGAGCCGCTCGCATTGCACCAGCCGCGCCAGGGCCCGCTGCTGGCTGGTTTCGATGTCGACGCCCAGCAACTCGGCGGCGCTGGCGTTGGCCAATTGCACGTCGTTGTAGCGGTCGATGACCAGGACCGGCTCGGGCAGGCGGCTGAGAATCTCGCGCACGCGTTGGGCCTCGGCCGTCTGGCGGCGGCAGCGAATGTCGAGTGCCGAGCGCGCGTGTTCGACGCTTGCCAGCCGCGCGCCGAGTTCGGCAAACGCGCCGCTCAGCCGGCTCAAGGGCGCGGCGAGCGGATGGTTGGCCGAAACCGGCACGGCCAATCGTTCCGCGTCGCCCTGCGCGGCGTCGCGATAATCGAGCTGGCTCAGGCAGTCGAGATAGCGCGCCAGCCCCTGCTCTGACTCATGCAGTTGGTACCGGAACGCGGCCACGCTCAATCCAGCAAACACCGCGCCGGCCACGGCGACGACAGCGCGAGCCAGCGGCGTATCGAGCGGCAGCACGAAACCAGTCAGCCACGCGGCCAGCGCCGTAGCGCTAACCGCGCAAGCCAGCATGCTGGCGGCGAAGCCGAGTTGGGCACTAGTGCGGTTCATGGAAATCGTCGGACGCTGCGCGGAATCATCAGGCAGGCGGGGTGGTGGGATGTCGTCCGAGCGAACTCCGTCGGGCCGTGTGCGGCGACGAGAGCGTCGAACCAACTATCCCAGGCGGGCGATGCCAGCAGTTCGCTGACGCCGGATTCAGCGCGACACGGCAAAGCGGCGATCGCGTCGTGCGGCTTCGCGGAACTCCCGCTCGGCCGCCGCGTGGTCTCCTGACTTTGCCAGCGTTGAACCCAGTAAAAAGTAGGACAGTGCGCGGGTATTGTCCAAAGAAAGTGCTTGCTGCAGCGAGACTTGGGCCGCGCTCAGTTCCCCCCGACGATAGTAGACTAACCCCAACAACTCATGCAGGCGGGCCTGTTCGGCATGCCGCGCGGTCGCGGCCTGAAGGTAGTCGCGCGCCAGGCCCGTTTGGCCGGCTCGTAGGGCTTCCACGGCCACGGAGATCGGAATTTGCGGGTCGTCGGGCGCCGCTTCGATGGCCCGATCGAACGCCGCTCGCGCAGCGTCGACCTGCGCGAGCGATAACAGCCGCGCGCCTTCGGCAACATCGTGCGAAAGCGCACGGCCGATAGATCCGGTAACAGGTGTGGATTGCTCATAACCGGCCGGCGAAACGCCGGTTGCCGCGGGCGGAGCGTCGCTCGCGGCGTCAGAAACAAGGGCCGCCAGCCGCTGTGCGGAAGCGTTGTCGGGCTCGCGATCGAGCACGAATTGCACGTGCGACATCGCGGCGTCGGCTTGCCCCTGCTCGAGCAGCACCTCGGCCAGCATCAATCGCCCGGCCAGGTGCTCGGGGTCGCGCTCGAGCAGCGCGATCAGTTCACGGCGGCAGCCGTCCCAATCGCGCTCGGCACGGCGACCGATGGCCGCTTGGAATTGCGCGTCGTTGCGCCGCTGCTCGAATTCGGTGATTGCATCCTCGCGTCGTGCCTCGCGTTCGGGGGCGACGTCGGGGATCTTGCTCTGCAAGGCCTTGGGCAACTGGCAGCCCGCCGACGCCGGCAGCAGCATGCCCAGGCCGATGGCCAACACGACCGGCAGCGGGACTGCGCGTCGCGCCGTGAGCATCACGGGAATTCCCTGTTGCCCGGTACAATCGGGCGCACCGACCCCGGCTGACCTGGGTCGCGCGGATGCAGCGGGACAAATTGGGGCGGCCCCTGTTCAAGTTCGTCGAGCAGGCGGGGATCGATCGTGGCGCCGTCGAGAGCCTCGGGGCCGAACACGGGGCCAGTGCCCGGGGCGTCGCCCGGTTCGGGCAATTCGCCCGGGGCCGCGGTGATGGTTTCGGCGTCTGGCGGCAACCCGTCGAGCATGCGTGCCGAGCCGTGGTGTTCGCCGTTGTAGCGCCCGGCGGCCAAATCGTTCTGCAGGTCGATCGCGGCGCGGTTCGACGGATCGAACCGTACGGCCAGATCGATGTGTTGCATGGCTTTGGCGACGTCGCCTTCGGCCAGGGCCGTCTGCGCCTTGCGCAGGTATTTGCGGCCCAGGTAGTCGCGCCCCAGCGGATTGCCGGCATCGAGTTGGGCACGCTGGCGGCGGTGGAATTCGCTGGCACCCTTTTCGCCTTCGGCGGCCAGTTCCGTGTCGTAAACGATATGCGGCGTGACGAGCACGAGAATCTCGCGGCGTTCGACGGTTTCTTCACGTTGGCGAAACAGGAAGCCCACGGCGGGCAGGCTGCCCAGCAGCGGCACCTGCGTGGTATTCACCGTTAGGTCTTCGCGCATCAAACCGCCGATCACGACAGTGCAGCCGTCGCGCACCATGATGTTCGAGGTGACCTGAGTCAATTCCTTGTCGGGCAAGGTGAAGCCGTCCTGAATGCGCACCGAACCCGTGGACAGCTCCGGGTGCACTTCCATGCGAATCGTGCCATCGGTCGATACGAAGGGGCGAATTTTCAATTGCGCGCCGACCTCGAGGAATTCGACCGTCTGCGCCGTCGAGGTCTCCGTGACCGTCGTGCTCACATAACCCAGCTTGGCACCGATCAGGATTTCGGCGCGCTGTTTATTCAAACACATCAG
Proteins encoded:
- a CDS encoding tetratricopeptide repeat protein; the protein is MLTARRAVPLPVVLAIGLGMLLPASAGCQLPKALQSKIPDVAPEREARREDAITEFEQRRNDAQFQAAIGRRAERDWDGCRRELIALLERDPEHLAGRLMLAEVLLEQGQADAAMSHVQFVLDREPDNASAQRLAALVSDAASDAPPAATGVSPAGYEQSTPVTGSIGRALSHDVAEGARLLSLAQVDAARAAFDRAIEAAPDDPQIPISVAVEALRAGQTGLARDYLQAATARHAEQARLHELLGLVYYRRGELSAAQVSLQQALSLDNTRALSYFLLGSTLAKSGDHAAAEREFREAARRDRRFAVSR
- a CDS encoding cell wall metabolism sensor histidine kinase WalK, translating into MNRTSAQLGFAASMLACAVSATALAAWLTGFVLPLDTPLARAVVAVAGAVFAGLSVAAFRYQLHESEQGLARYLDCLSQLDYRDAAQGDAERLAVPVSANHPLAAPLSRLSGAFAELGARLASVEHARSALDIRCRRQTAEAQRVREILSRLPEPVLVIDRYNDVQLANASAAELLGVDIETSQQRALARLVQCERLVELLCDTGRRKTATTRTDEIELADAEGTRRWFSVAASNLLVDEGDDAGSQGAVAVLRDISNQKAAQKRNAEFVSAASHEMKAPLAGIKAYVELLADGDVEDQETREEFLTVINGQADRLQRLIDNLLNLARIEAGVVQVKKQQRSLNELLQEAFDVVQPAAERKQIELVADLSPLYLGVLADRDMLLQAAINLLSNAIKYTPEQGRVTLRSRMADKEVLFEVEDTGVGLSEEDCRKVFEKFYRVEKDTKMAPGTGLGLPLAKHIVEDVHQGSLSVTSKLGAGSTFRVTLPAAGQMN